A region from the Benincasa hispida cultivar B227 chromosome 10, ASM972705v1, whole genome shotgun sequence genome encodes:
- the LOC120088322 gene encoding rab escort protein 1, with the protein MTDLSPHPLIDPSTFDLIVVGTGLPESIIAAAASAAGKTVLHLDPNPYYGGHFATLPLHDLASFLNSASVPSLPLRPSASDDALDYVSVDLQTRSLYSDVEISSYAPEVLQEHSRKFNIDLAGPRVLFCADKCIDAVLKLGVHQYLEFKSIDASYLWDQNGKLVNVPGSRAAIFKDKSLSLTEKNQLMRFFKLVQHHLDPAEDNENSKISQEDLDSPFVEFLNKLRLPQKMKSIILYAISLADYDQNDIEVGKNRLLTKEGIDRLALYHTSIGRFQNAQGALLYPIYGQGELSQAFCRRAAVKGCLYVLRMPVAALLKDKSNEHYKGVRLASGQDIFSQQLVLDPCFIVPRLSKLSLESLQDVSLREINHKVARGICITKHSLVSDVKNFLLVYPPKTLFPEQVSSIRVLQIGGNLAVCPEDMFVIYISTLCDNANQGKEMVRSAINTIMSLFVSDCPDASSVDQDTNAEDKDFDLLWSALYVQDSCAGQFGSVSFTPMPDGNLNYDDLLNATFELFQKMYPNEEFFPETTSAGVRQDDGEES; encoded by the exons ATGACCGACCTCTCTCCACACCCTCTCATCGATCCCTCCACCTTTGACTTAATCGTCGTCGGCACTGGTTTACCTGAATCCATCATCGCCGCCGCCGCCTCCGCTGCTGGAAAAACGGTCCTCCACCTTGACCCTAACCCCTACTACGGAGGTCACTTCGCCACTCTTCCTCTCCACGACCTCGCCTCCTTTCTCAATTCCGCCTCTGTCCCTTCACTGCCATTGCGACCCTCCGCTTCCGACGATGCTCTTGATTATGTCTCTGTTGATCTTCAAACTAGATCTCTGTACTCAGATGTTGAAATCTCCTCTTACGCACCTGAAGTCCTTCAAGAGCATTCCAGAAAGTTCAACATTGATTTGGCTGGACCGAGGGTTTTGTTTTGTGCTGATAAATGCATCGACGCTGTTCTGAAACTGGGTGTTCACCAGTATTTGGAATTTAAGAGCATTGATGCGAGCTATTTGTGGGATCAGAATGGAAAATTGGTTAATGTGCCTGGTTCTCGAGCAGCCATATTTAAGGACAAGAGTCTGAGTCTGACGGAGAAGAACCAGTTGATGAGGTTTTTCAAACTTGTTCAGCACCATTTGGATCCCGCCGAGGATAATGAAAATTCTAAAATCTCCCAAGAGGACTTGGATAGTCCTTTTGTGGAGTTCTTGAATAAATTGCGGTTGCCTCAGAAGATGAAGTC GATAATTCTGTATGCCATATCCTTGGCAGATTATGATCAGAACGACATTGAAGTTGGTAAAAACAGATTACTTACAAAAGAAGGAATCGACCGTCTAGCTCTTTACCACACTTCGATTGGCAG ATTTCAAAATGCACAAGGAGCTTTATTATATCCTATCTATGGTCAAGGGGAGCTTTCTCAAGCATTTTGCCGTCGAGCTGCAGTCAaaggttgtctttat GTACTGCGGATGCCTGTGGCTGCTCTATTAAAGGACAAG AGTAATGAGCATTATAAGGGTGTTCGGTTGGCTTCTGGACAGGACATCTTTAGTCAACAGTTGGTGCTGGATCCATGCTTCATAGTTCCTCGCCTGTCAAAATTATCTCTAGAAAGTCTTCAAGATGTTAGCCTGAGAGAAATTAACCACAAGGTGGCTAGAGGAATATGCATTACAAAGCACTCCTTAGTATCAGATGTTAAGAATTTCCTGTTGGTTTATCCTCCTAAAA CTTTGTTTCCTGAGCAAGTTTCATCGATTCGGGTTCTCCAAATAGGTGGCAATTTAGCTGTTTGTCCGGAGGATAT GTTTGTCATATACATATCTACCTTATGTGATAATGCTAATCAAGGGAAAGAGATGGTTCGTTCAGCTATAAACACAATCATGTCTCTCTTTGTTTCTGATTGTCCTGATGCTAGTTCTGTAGATCAAGATACCAATGCAGAAGATAAAGATTTTGATTTACTTTGGAGTGCATTATACGTTCAGGACTCATGTGCG GGTCAATTTGGATCAGTGAGCTTCACTCCTATGCCTGATGGAAATCTGAACTACGATGACCTTTTGAATGCAACTTTTGAG